The Melospiza georgiana isolate bMelGeo1 chromosome Z, bMelGeo1.pri, whole genome shotgun sequence genome contains a region encoding:
- the XPA gene encoding DNA repair protein complementing XP-A cells, whose translation MAGAAPAHEQDHEQKISTAAGERPHLSAAALAKIERNRQRALALRQARLAARPYPAAGGGARARALPKVVDTGGGFFLEEEEESEQKEERGAVEKIVHPPAPVLEFDYLICGDCGKEFMDSYLMQHFDWATCDNCRDVEDKHKLITRTEAKEEYLLKDCDLDKREPVLRFIVKKNPHNSRWGEMKLYLKLQVIKRSLEVWGSEEALQEAKELRRDSREKMKQKKFDKKVKELRRAVRSSLWKKQASIHEHEYGPEENIDEDTYKKTCTVCGHELTYEKM comes from the exons ATGGcgggcgcggccccggcccACGAGCAAGACCACGAGCAGAAGATTTCGACCGCGGCGGGCGAGCGGCCGCACCTCTCAGCGGCGGCGTTGGCGAAGATCGAGCGGAACCGGCAGCGGGCGCTGGCACTGCGGCAGGCGCGGCTGGCGGCCCGGCCCTACCCTGCCGCAG GCGGCGGCGCGCGGGCGCGGGCCCTCCCCAAGGTCGTGGACACGGGAGGGGGATTcttcctggaggaggaggaggagagcgaGCAGAAGGAAGAGCGCGGCGCCGTCGAGAAGATCGTGCACCCACCCG CACCCGTGCTAGAATTTGACTATCTCATCTGTGGAGACTGTGGCAAAGAATTCATGGACTCCTACCTTATGCAGCACTTTGATTGGGCAACATGTGATAATTGCAG AGATGTTGAAGATAAACATAAGCTTATAACAAGGACAGAAGCAAAAGAAGAGTATCTGCTTAAAGACTGTGACTTAGACAAGAGGGAACCAGTACTCAGATTCATTGTGAAGAAAAACCCTCATAATTCACGATGGGGTGAAATGaaactttatttaaaactgcag GTAATCAAGCGTTCACTTGAGGTCTGGGGTAGTGAAGAAGCCTTGCAAGAAGCAAAGGAGCTCCGCCGTGATAGCAGAGAGAAGATGAAACAAAagaagtttgacaagaaagttaAAG AACTCCGCCGTGCTGTGAGGAGTAGTTTGTGGAAGAAACAAGCCAGTATCCATGAACATGAATATGGACCAGAAGAAAACATTGATGAAGATACATATAAAAAGACGTGCACTGTCTGTGGCCATGAATTAACTTACGAGAAGATGTAA